The genomic window CTTCCCACGGCGCCCCCTGATGGCTCCGGCGCGGAAGAGAGGAAAGCCGCATTGCACGCAGGTCCGTCACCCGATGAGAGACGCGGTGAGAGTCACGTCGAGGGACGCATCGAAGGACGCGAGATTGCGGCCCTTGAAGGAGAGGATCGGGCCAAGGCCTCGCCGGCCGCCAGGAGACTCGCCAGGGAACACGGAATCGATTTGTCTTCCTTACATGGAACCGGACCGGGCGGGCGGATTACTGAGGCTGATGTAAAGAAGGCTATTGAAGTTAAGGTGGGCAAGGCCGGGGTGAATGAGGCCGGGGCGAGCGAGGCCACGGTGAGGGCACAAGCTGGCACTCAACTCCCGGGGCGCGTTGTGAAAATGAACCAGACCAGGCAGGTTACTGCCCGGAGGCTTTCGGAGAGCAAGAGAACGATACCGCATTTCTATGTGAGCATAGATGTGGACATGTCAGAGGCTGTGCGTATGCGTGAAAAATTGAACGCGCAGTCTCAGGTCAGGATATCTTATAATGACCTGATCATAAAGGCAGTCTCATTTGCTTTGAGGGATTATCCCATGATGAACTCCAGATTTTCCGAGGAAGGCATAATCGTTCAAGATGCCGTGAATGTCGGCGTTGCGGTGAGCCTCGAGGATGGCTTGATCGTGCCCGTAATTAGAAACGCGGATAAGAAATCAATCCGGGAAATCGCAGATGAATCGAGAAAACTTGTTGAAAAGGCGAGGGGGGGAACCCTTTCCCTTGATGAGTACACCGGTGGAACTTTCACTGTGACAAATATGGGCATGCTCGGGGTGGATAGCTTTACTGCCATTATAAACCCGCCGGAGGTGGGAATCCTTGCGGTGGGCAAAATCAGCCTAAAGCCTGTGGTTAAGGATGGTCAGCTTTCTATGGGCCATATTATGACCATCACATTGTCCGTCGACCACCGGGTAATAGATGGATCCGTTGCCGCGGGTTTCTTGAATGCAGTAAAGTCGTATTTGGAGGATCCGCAAAAGCTGCTGCCGGAATCTCCCTGAGCCGGGTATAGTTCTTTAGGTCTCTTGTCTTGCCAGCCCGGTATTTTTTGTGCATTCCACCTCGTGACCAAAATCTGATGGGCGCATGTAGATTTCGTAGGTAAATGAAGCGAGAAGCCTTGGTAATGCTTTACTATCAAGGGTCAGATAGATGATCATTTACCGCCAGAGGGCAAATATCTCATCACCCTGGCTGGCGGGTGATTGACATGATATATATCACGGGATCTTTGATACATGCTGATATACATCACGCTCTGGCTGAGGAAAGTGATATACGTCACGGGTTGGCCGATGAGAGTGATGTATATCACGCTCTAGCCAATGAAGATGATGTACGTCACGATCTGGCTAATGGAAGTGATGTACGTCACAGGGTGCCAGCCACTGCTGATGTCCATCACGGGTCAGCCGTCATGATTTCCCGGGAGAAATGGTGACGAGGAACGCGTGATGCACAGCATGAGATTTTTAACTCATCTGCAGTATTGGAGCATCCTTGAGTATCGCTCTTGCTATCGCTATCCTCTGTCTTTGTCCCCCCGAGAGTTTGGCTCCCCTTTCGCCCACTAATGTGTTATACCCTTCGGGTACCGAAAGGCTGAGTCCATCCAGAGCTTTCTGACTATTCTGGTAGGAGATAACCGGGGACGTGACGGTTGCTGGCTCATGCCTGCCGCAGACGCTGGCGCGCCTCAAAGCTGGCCCCGTCTTTTCTGAATAGCCACAACGCCGAAGAATACAGCCACGCTGCGCTTTCTTCGTCGGGGAATGCCTGCAGCAAAGCCTCCACAGGCTCTGATTCACCCATGAATACCAGCCATGTGAGCAGAGTGAAACGGATCCCCTGATTATCAGCAGGGTTTAATTTAAGTAGTTCCTGTAGATGCCATATGGCTTCTTCCCATTGACCTACCCGCCACAGTGCCGCCGCCAGGCCCGCCCTGGCGCGCATAAATCCATTCTATTCTTCCAAATTCAGCAACTGCAAACCATATATCTATTATCTGATACAGTAAGCTGTTCCCATCCATCTGTCAAGCCGTTGCCTTTCCTAGTGTTTAATGCTGATTGAGGCTTCTGCATAAATGTGGTAAACTAAGGTTAAAACCAGGTTGGGAGGGACTGATTTGCTCGATCATGCGGGACAGAAATACGATGTAACCATCAAGAATTTATTCTCAGGCAGCGAGGAAGGATTAATAGAGTATTTTGGTGGGATAACTCTGGAAGATGTCCAGCCTCTCAATGTGGAGTTTAACCGGATCGAGATGAAGTCCTCTGACCTGGTTGTGAGGGGCTTAAGTGGAAATGAACCTGCCATTTGTCATATGGAGTTTCAAACGACAGACGACCCAAAAATGCAGGTGAGGATGCTCCGGTATGCGACTGAAATCTATGACTCATACGGGGACTTTCCGTATCAGATTTGTTTGAGGAAAAACAGAAGACTCTGGTCATGGCGGAGATTTTCGCTGGGTTGGCATTTGGCAAGGCGATTATCGAGAGGATCTTCAAGGAGGTTATGAATATGTTTGACATCAGGCAATCTGCCGGATATCAATTGATCCTGGAAGAGGGTATAGAGAAGGGTATAGAAAAGGGTATAGAGAAAGGCAAGAAGGAATTTGCCATAGACATGGTAACTAGATTACTTCGTAAGAAGTTTAAGAAGCTTCCGTCCGAATACCTTGAGAAGATCAAATCTCAGGACGTGCTTACCCTTGAGACGGTTGCAGAGAACATATTCGAGATCGAGAAGCTAGAAGACCTCGACCAGTACTTGTCTTGATGCTGCGCCATAGACGTGGGGGATATGCCCCGGGGTAACCCGGGGCTTCTGTTTCAATGACGAATTCACAAGACGCTCACGCCAGCCCGGCTGTGATGGATGAATCGCTACATCATTCAAACACCACTGCCTCGAATAATTCCAATTTTGGCACATCAAAGGCGATGCGCCCATTATGCTCGCTGATGGATACCGGACTATCCAGGACCAAAAGGCGAGCACTGCTGACTTGAACCGGTAATGCTACCTCGACATGAATATCATGAATTGGAATTGGATCATTGTAAGCTGTCCCGCGATTCCCGGAAAAGTTCACAAGATGCAGAACATATCTGGCGTCATTCCCGTCCTGCTGCCTCTGGTGAATAGTAACTTCCACATGGGGAGGCGCATTGGTGACTATCTGCCTGCGACCGGATCTATTCACCCTGTCAATGGCAGTAACCAGTAACTTCGAGTGTTCCACCAGGCCGTGTCGGTAGTATAGCCGGTCAGGTTTCCAGGGTATATAAGCTACGCGGCCTTTCCCATATCTTCCCCAGATGATACCGGGCCTCTCGGTCTCAAGATCCGGATAGCATTTCTCTGGTGGCCCATAGCGCTGTGGTGGTATGAGCCGGAGCGAACTCTCTGCTCCATCTTT from Bacillota bacterium includes these protein-coding regions:
- a CDS encoding 2-oxo acid dehydrogenase subunit E2, translating into MVHNVIMPKLAETMEEGTIARWHKAEGEWIEKGELLLEVEMEKTTMEVPSPVSGYLRKVLFQEGETVPVTRVIAYVTTIKDEGLPTAPPDGSGAEERKAALHAGPSPDERRGESHVEGRIEGREIAALEGEDRAKASPAARRLAREHGIDLSSLHGTGPGGRITEADVKKAIEVKVGKAGVNEAGASEATVRAQAGTQLPGRVVKMNQTRQVTARRLSESKRTIPHFYVSIDVDMSEAVRMREKLNAQSQVRISYNDLIIKAVSFALRDYPMMNSRFSEEGIIVQDAVNVGVAVSLEDGLIVPVIRNADKKSIREIADESRKLVEKARGGTLSLDEYTGGTFTVTNMGMLGVDSFTAIINPPEVGILAVGKISLKPVVKDGQLSMGHIMTITLSVDHRVIDGSVAAGFLNAVKSYLEDPQKLLPESP
- a CDS encoding tetratricopeptide repeat protein, giving the protein MRARAGLAAALWRVGQWEEAIWHLQELLKLNPADNQGIRFTLLTWLVFMGESEPVEALLQAFPDEESAAWLYSSALWLFRKDGASFEARQRLRQA
- a CDS encoding DUF4351 domain-containing protein → MFEEKQKTLVMAEIFAGLAFGKAIIERIFKEVMNMFDIRQSAGYQLILEEGIEKGIEKGIEKGKKEFAIDMVTRLLRKKFKKLPSEYLEKIKSQDVLTLETVAENIFEIEKLEDLDQYLS